A single Pseudoalteromonas phenolica DNA region contains:
- a CDS encoding LytR/AlgR family response regulator transcription factor: protein MTRVVIVDDSHLARLELKAQIEELGGLDVVGEAPDIIEAKVIIEQEQPDLLLLDINMPSGSGFDLLAQLTYVPHVIFVTAHDDFAVKSFEVNALDYLLKPVTQARLAVAIEKYKKLQAPLEIDSRFFIKDGQRCFFIALEEVQAFEAMGNYTRLHTENGAVSVYRTLANIAERLPKEPFFRANRSWLFNINNIAELEQESGGTLEVRLQNNLQIALSRNQTTAFKQRYKL, encoded by the coding sequence ATGACTCGGGTTGTGATTGTTGATGATAGCCATTTAGCAAGGCTCGAATTAAAAGCGCAAATTGAAGAGTTAGGTGGGCTTGATGTGGTTGGCGAGGCGCCAGATATCATTGAAGCCAAGGTTATTATAGAACAGGAACAGCCTGATTTACTATTGCTTGATATCAATATGCCAAGCGGTAGCGGGTTTGATTTGCTGGCACAGTTAACTTATGTACCCCATGTTATTTTTGTCACCGCACATGATGATTTTGCTGTAAAGTCATTTGAAGTCAACGCCCTCGATTACCTACTTAAGCCAGTTACGCAAGCCCGTTTAGCTGTTGCAATTGAAAAGTATAAGAAGTTGCAAGCACCGCTCGAAATAGATAGTCGTTTTTTTATCAAAGATGGGCAGCGTTGCTTTTTTATTGCGTTAGAAGAGGTGCAGGCATTTGAAGCTATGGGAAATTATACGCGCTTGCATACAGAAAATGGGGCTGTTAGCGTGTATCGAACATTGGCAAATATCGCTGAGCGTTTACCTAAAGAACCTTTTTTTAGGGCTAATAGAAGCTGGCTATTTAATATCAATAATATCGCAGAGCTTGAACAAGAAAGTGGCGGTACGCTTGAAGTGAGGTTGCAAAATAATCTGCAAATCGCCTTGTCTCGGAACCAAACAACCGCGTTTAAACAACGTTATAAATTATAG
- a CDS encoding sensor histidine kinase codes for MQFLQFQSFFRQRYIFAACHLTSWLVAYLFITSIVMQNPYASWIEAVYGGIFLSAGALFTYTLRCLYKRFMQQKSNFQQFISLFIGALISTLLATIALLVGVFFLAYIGVSHPIPSSQTRFVIEHVGLSNGINMLGMTLLWSLGYLAVSKIKLLTEAHSLLTVSQLQVLNSQLNPHFLFNAINDIRALILAQPAQARDSLAELADMLRYSLQPNHKDKVPVSEELANAEHYLNLCKIGLAERLQTQIEVSPEALQLTMPKMILQLCLENAIKHGIANSRIGGTVYLSISCEEKLMIEVINPLLTNKQPSDGLGLATKNIEKRLALLYKGQSKLNRFEQGEQVITRIQLPKETI; via the coding sequence ATGCAGTTTTTACAGTTTCAGAGTTTTTTTAGGCAGCGATATATTTTCGCTGCTTGCCACTTAACAAGCTGGTTAGTGGCTTATTTATTTATCACTTCAATTGTTATGCAAAACCCATATGCAAGTTGGATAGAAGCTGTATATGGAGGCATATTTTTATCCGCAGGAGCATTATTTACATACACTTTGAGGTGCTTGTATAAACGTTTTATGCAGCAAAAAAGCAATTTTCAGCAATTCATAAGTTTATTTATTGGCGCTCTCATATCAACTTTACTCGCCACGATTGCATTATTAGTTGGTGTTTTTTTCTTAGCGTATATTGGAGTGTCGCACCCAATTCCATCGTCTCAGACTCGTTTTGTTATTGAGCATGTGGGGCTGAGCAATGGTATTAACATGTTGGGCATGACGCTGTTATGGTCATTGGGGTATTTGGCTGTCAGCAAAATTAAATTATTAACTGAGGCGCATTCACTGCTTACAGTGAGCCAATTACAGGTGTTGAACAGTCAGTTGAATCCCCACTTTTTATTTAATGCCATTAACGATATTCGCGCTTTGATTTTAGCTCAGCCCGCTCAAGCCCGTGATAGTTTGGCTGAGCTGGCAGATATGCTGCGTTATTCATTACAGCCGAACCACAAGGATAAAGTGCCAGTATCAGAAGAGTTGGCAAATGCAGAACATTACTTAAATTTATGCAAAATCGGTTTAGCAGAACGATTGCAGACACAAATTGAGGTTTCACCTGAGGCGCTTCAATTAACTATGCCTAAAATGATCTTACAACTATGTTTAGAAAACGCAATTAAGCACGGGATAGCAAATAGTCGCATAGGTGGTACTGTTTATTTATCGATTAGTTGTGAAGAAAAGCTCATGATTGAAGTTATTAACCCATTACTTACAAACAAACAGCCTTCAGATGGCTTGGGTTTAGCGACAAAAAATATAGAGAAACGTTTGGCGTTACTTTATAAAGGCCAGTCTAAGCTGAATCGTTTTGAGCAAGGTGAGCAAGTAATAACACGTATTCAATTACCAAAGGAAACAATATGA
- a CDS encoding GntP family permease: protein MLSSIGLAFALVALIVLTLRGVNLFISAPLCAVVVALSSGIPLFQISEQASFVSGYMSGFAGFVQAWFLMFLLGSLFGKLMEDSGAADAVARYIVNKLGMKYAVLAVVLACALLTYGGVSVFIVAFSVYPMALSLFKDANLPRRFIPAALAFGSVTFTMTSAGSPEIQNWIPIKYLGTSPYAAWQESLVIAIFMAGLGYVLLQYMIKCAVANGEQFEARDNDPEATRNRLPSAITGVIPLLVVLALSFTLHETLQQNALIVALLGGVISLFIINFKYFINVEAAVNQATTGALVAIGNTAAVVGFGAVAKLTPAFQDAVVMMTQIPGHELIGAAIAVSVIAGLTGSASGGQAIALPLVAPHYMDLGVEADELHRVVAISSGAIDTLPHNGYVVTTIRAICGEKHQDAYWPLAMLTVVVPLIGLALILGLFIVF, encoded by the coding sequence ATGTTGAGTTCAATCGGTCTCGCATTTGCGTTAGTCGCATTGATAGTATTGACGCTCAGGGGCGTTAATTTATTTATTTCAGCCCCTTTGTGTGCTGTCGTTGTCGCACTATCGAGCGGCATACCTTTATTTCAAATAAGTGAGCAAGCAAGTTTTGTATCTGGCTACATGAGCGGCTTTGCAGGCTTTGTACAAGCTTGGTTTTTGATGTTCTTGTTGGGATCACTGTTTGGTAAATTGATGGAAGACAGTGGCGCGGCAGATGCAGTTGCTCGCTATATTGTGAATAAACTCGGTATGAAGTATGCGGTGTTAGCTGTTGTACTTGCTTGTGCTTTGCTCACGTATGGTGGCGTGAGTGTTTTCATCGTGGCATTTTCTGTTTACCCCATGGCACTGAGTTTGTTCAAAGATGCGAACTTGCCTCGTCGTTTTATTCCAGCAGCATTGGCATTTGGTTCGGTTACTTTCACCATGACATCAGCAGGCTCTCCTGAGATTCAAAACTGGATCCCGATTAAATACCTAGGCACTTCACCTTATGCAGCGTGGCAAGAGAGTTTGGTTATTGCCATATTCATGGCGGGGCTCGGGTATGTATTGCTGCAATATATGATTAAATGCGCGGTGGCAAATGGCGAGCAATTTGAAGCGCGAGATAATGACCCTGAAGCAACACGAAACAGGCTGCCAAGTGCTATTACGGGCGTGATCCCTTTGTTGGTCGTGCTGGCGTTGTCTTTTACCTTGCATGAAACACTGCAGCAAAATGCCTTAATTGTGGCTTTGCTCGGTGGGGTGATCAGCCTGTTTATTATTAACTTTAAATACTTTATTAATGTTGAAGCTGCGGTGAATCAAGCAACAACGGGTGCTTTAGTTGCAATTGGCAATACTGCCGCTGTTGTTGGTTTCGGTGCAGTGGCTAAGTTGACTCCAGCATTTCAAGATGCCGTGGTTATGATGACGCAGATCCCTGGGCATGAACTGATAGGTGCTGCGATTGCAGTGAGTGTGATTGCCGGTTTAACAGGCTCTGCATCGGGAGGACAGGCCATCGCCTTACCTTTGGTGGCGCCACATTATATGGACTTGGGTGTTGAGGCTGATGAATTGCACCGTGTAGTAGCAATAAGCTCAGGCGCCATAGACACCTTGCCACACAATGGCTATGTAGTGACAACCATACGTGCGATTTGTGGTGAGAAGCATCAAGATGCCTACTGGCCTTTAGCTATGCTCACTGTGGTTGTGCCGTTAATTGGCTTGGCGTTGATATTAGGGTTATTTATTGTTTTTTAA